A single window of Treponema denticola ATCC 35405 DNA harbors:
- a CDS encoding virulence RhuM family protein produces the protein MNAKHGEVIIYTSDDGVTKINVNLHDETVWLSLDQMAELFQRDKSTISRHIKNIFTEGELQEHSVVAKFATTAADGKIYQVDYYNLDVIISVGYRVKSLAGTRFRIWANSILKEYIKKGFAIDDERLKGTGGGSYWKELLDRIRDIRSSEKILYRQVLDLYATSVDYDPKSEESLAFFKIVQNKLHYAAHGHTAAEVIYDRADAEKPFMGLKAFSGELPVRKDIGIAKNYLDEEELKILNNLVSGYFDIAEINAIEHRPMYMQDYIEQLDAVLTSGKRKLLEGAGRVSHEQAVKKAEKEYRKYQTESLTSVEKAYLDSLKKIEKKAKKASKSKKESPNA, from the coding sequence ATGAATGCAAAACACGGCGAAGTAATCATTTATACAAGCGATGACGGAGTTACAAAGATAAACGTAAACTTACATGATGAAACGGTCTGGCTCTCTCTCGATCAAATGGCGGAGCTTTTCCAAAGAGATAAATCTACTATTTCACGGCATATCAAAAATATTTTTACCGAAGGTGAATTACAAGAACATTCAGTTGTTGCAAAATTTGCAACAACTGCTGCCGACGGTAAAATATATCAGGTAGACTATTACAATCTTGATGTTATTATTTCGGTAGGTTACCGCGTAAAATCCCTAGCCGGAACACGCTTTCGTATTTGGGCAAACTCCATATTGAAAGAATATATCAAAAAAGGTTTTGCTATAGATGATGAACGATTGAAAGGAACCGGCGGAGGAAGCTATTGGAAAGAGCTGCTTGACCGTATTCGGGATATTCGTTCATCCGAAAAAATACTTTATCGTCAAGTGCTCGATCTTTATGCAACCAGTGTCGACTATGATCCAAAGAGTGAAGAGTCTCTCGCCTTTTTTAAGATTGTGCAAAATAAACTGCATTATGCAGCTCACGGACATACCGCAGCAGAAGTTATTTATGACAGAGCCGATGCTGAAAAGCCGTTTATGGGACTTAAAGCTTTTTCGGGAGAACTTCCGGTTCGTAAAGATATCGGCATTGCAAAAAATTATTTAGATGAAGAAGAACTGAAAATCCTTAACAATCTTGTATCGGGTTATTTCGATATTGCGGAAATCAATGCCATTGAACACCGCCCCATGTATATGCAGGATTATATTGAACAGCTTGATGCAGTATTGACTTCCGGCAAACGAAAACTACTTGAAGGAGCCGGACGAGTAAGCCATGAACAAGCTGTAAAAAAGGCGGAAAAAGAATACCGCAAATATCAGACGGAATCCTTAACTTCTGTTGAAAAAGCCTACTTAGACAGTTTAAAGAAGATAGAAAAAAAAGCGAAAAAAGCCTCTAAGTCGAAAAAGGAGAGTCCCAATGCCTAA
- a CDS encoding restriction endonuclease subunit S produces the protein MVVPEGWEEISIKNIAYDVLTGGTPSTVVEEYWNGDIPWMSSGELNLKRIYSVDKMITQAGFDNSATSLIPPQCILVGLAGQGKTRGTVGINYLSLCINQSICAILPNTNILSSEYLYQYLNSKYLDLRELSMGNGGRGGLNLQLIKNFPILLPPLSEQRCIAEVLSDTDTYISSLKKLITKKEAIKQGIMQELLTGKKRLPGFNGEWIEKRLGELLEYEQPQQYIVVNTKYFTQGIPVLTAGKSFILGYTSERAGVYNNPPIILFDDFTTESKLVDFKFKVKSSAIKILKNTGICNIRIVFELMQMIKFESKDHQRFWISIFNKIRVKIPPTLAEQTAIANILSDMDQEIEALKKKLKKVESIKQGMMQKLLTGDIRLLEGTEDIKEESLSKPKLPNKNLYAAEKVYSYKTTGRHSKGFDDAVMIAGIVNTLYSPQYPLGRKKLQKCLYLLRRYQEQSTEEFKKKAAGPYADEVRYKGGEPIAIKSKYIISHKGTKGTIFSIGNNINQALEYINRWNMQADIEWVKKTLKFEKVDKLELWATVDMAICDLKSSKMPISVASIKNLIATNKEWSKKLEKLMFSDKNIAEAITILQTLFIKG, from the coding sequence ATGGTAGTACCTGAAGGCTGGGAAGAAATAAGCATCAAGAATATAGCGTATGATGTTCTAACAGGTGGAACTCCAAGTACTGTTGTAGAGGAATATTGGAATGGAGATATTCCTTGGATGAGTTCTGGCGAACTTAATTTAAAGCGCATTTATTCCGTTGACAAAATGATAACACAAGCAGGGTTTGATAATTCAGCAACATCATTGATACCGCCTCAATGTATATTAGTAGGTCTTGCAGGGCAAGGTAAAACCAGAGGTACGGTTGGAATTAATTACCTATCTCTCTGTATAAACCAATCTATTTGTGCAATTCTACCTAATACAAATATATTGTCCAGTGAATATCTATATCAATATCTGAATTCTAAATATCTTGATCTTAGAGAGTTATCAATGGGTAATGGAGGAAGAGGGGGATTAAATCTACAGCTTATTAAAAACTTCCCCATTCTTCTCCCACCTCTTTCTGAACAACGCTGTATTGCAGAAGTCTTATCCGATACTGATACTTATATAAGCTCTTTAAAAAAACTCATTACAAAAAAAGAAGCGATAAAACAAGGGATAATGCAGGAATTACTTACCGGTAAAAAACGATTGCCGGGTTTCAACGGTGAATGGATAGAAAAGAGATTAGGGGAACTATTGGAATATGAACAACCTCAACAATATATTGTTGTAAATACTAAATATTTTACACAGGGAATACCGGTGCTAACTGCTGGAAAATCTTTTATTCTTGGTTACACATCAGAAAGAGCTGGAGTATATAATAATCCACCGATAATACTATTTGATGACTTTACAACTGAAAGTAAATTGGTAGATTTCAAATTTAAAGTAAAATCATCCGCTATAAAAATTTTGAAAAATACAGGCATATGTAATATTAGAATAGTTTTTGAACTTATGCAAATGATTAAATTTGAATCAAAGGATCACCAAAGATTTTGGATATCAATATTTAACAAAATACGAGTCAAGATTCCTCCAACTCTTGCCGAACAAACAGCAATAGCAAATATCCTTTCTGATATGGATCAAGAAATCGAAGCTTTAAAAAAGAAATTAAAAAAAGTAGAATCCATAAAACAAGGGATGATGCAAAAACTTCTTACAGGAGATATTCGACTTTTGGAAGGAACAGAGGATATTAAAGAAGAGAGCCTTTCCAAACCAAAACTGCCGAATAAGAATCTATATGCAGCGGAAAAAGTTTACAGCTATAAAACAACCGGAAGACACAGTAAAGGATTTGATGATGCAGTCATGATTGCCGGTATTGTAAATACTCTTTATTCGCCTCAGTATCCTCTAGGAAGAAAAAAATTACAAAAGTGTTTATACCTTTTACGCCGTTATCAAGAACAAAGTACGGAAGAATTTAAGAAAAAGGCTGCCGGTCCTTATGCAGATGAAGTTAGATATAAAGGCGGGGAACCTATAGCTATAAAGTCAAAATATATTATTTCACACAAAGGTACAAAAGGAACAATATTTAGTATCGGAAATAATATAAATCAAGCTCTGGAATATATTAATCGTTGGAATATGCAAGCAGATATAGAATGGGTAAAGAAAACACTTAAATTTGAAAAGGTTGATAAGCTGGAATTATGGGCAACTGTTGATATGGCTATCTGTGATTTAAAATCTTCAAAAATGCCGATTTCAGTCGCTTCAATAAAGAATTTGATAGCAACAAATAAAGAGTGGAGCAAAAAGTTGGAAAAACTTATGTTTTCCGATAAAAACATTGCAGAGGCTATCACTATACTTCAAACCTTATTTATAAAGGGGTAA
- a CDS encoding type I restriction-modification system subunit M: MAVRKSELYGSLWASCDSLRGGMDSSQYKDYILTLLFVKYVSDKYKDMPYGEIEIPEGGSFDDMLALRGKKGIGEGIDKVIAKLAEANDLRGIIDNAYFNDPTKFGSGQEMVDKLTELLSIFCDKMPNFGKNRAEGDDIIGDAYEYLMKNFATESGKSKGQFYTPAEVSRILAHVIGIEKAKSGESTLYDPACGSGSLLIRAAETAPPNVAVFGQEKDITTAGLAKMNLVLHNVATAEIKSGNTFSEPKYKKHDDETALRQFDFAVVNPPFSDKNWTHGLQDFGRFDGYEERPPEKNGDFAWLLHVIKSLKRNGKAAVILPHGVLFRGNAEASIRKALIKKGFIKGIIGLPPNLFYGTGIPACIIVIDKENAEKRKGIFIIDASKDFIKDNDKNRLRERDIYKITKVFNNKKELPYYSRFVFIDEIEQNDYNLNIPRYIQNGTSEEVQNIEAHLRGGIPSEDIENLSAYWDTFPKLKSSLFKPLRHDFCSLAAEKDSLYGVIEDDKDFSNYADIIETAFEKWKRKAKKHLTSITNDTKPKELIRLLAELLIKEYESVHLIDKYDVYEVLLSYWNNTMSDDVYLIMQDGYSVIREIDIFTKASTNKNNGKEKTIETGWDGKVISKELVIEMFFLKEKTEIDKIEKVIDTVQDELNEILENIDEDSVINECLTDKKNLDKTLLNLKISEIRSFIINDEIKALVELQNSEKPKKKEVLAYITKNPLCKNAVTDKGTITTASINNRIEEIRDALSVPEEHAEDYALLCKAQNKSELIEENTKLLKALRTALDERVRKHYANLSDEECIKLLLDLKWFRSISNGIYELYEAVNHHLSERIGELAERYDQTLPELEKETALLENKVKSHLQKMGFVW, translated from the coding sequence ATGGCGGTTAGAAAAAGCGAATTATATGGTAGTTTGTGGGCAAGCTGCGATAGTCTGAGAGGCGGGATGGACAGCTCTCAGTACAAAGATTATATTTTAACACTATTATTTGTAAAATATGTATCTGACAAATACAAAGATATGCCCTACGGTGAAATTGAAATCCCCGAAGGGGGCAGCTTTGATGATATGCTTGCTCTACGTGGCAAAAAAGGAATAGGAGAAGGCATAGATAAAGTTATAGCAAAACTAGCCGAAGCGAACGATCTTCGAGGCATAATAGATAATGCATATTTTAATGATCCAACAAAATTCGGATCAGGACAAGAGATGGTAGATAAGCTTACCGAATTGCTTTCAATATTTTGTGATAAAATGCCAAACTTCGGTAAGAATAGAGCCGAAGGAGATGATATTATAGGAGATGCCTATGAATATCTTATGAAAAATTTTGCAACAGAAAGCGGGAAAAGCAAAGGGCAATTTTATACACCAGCCGAAGTTTCCCGTATTCTTGCTCACGTTATAGGTATAGAAAAAGCAAAATCCGGAGAAAGCACCTTATATGATCCTGCCTGCGGGTCGGGCTCCCTCCTTATCCGTGCGGCCGAAACAGCACCTCCCAATGTAGCAGTCTTTGGACAAGAAAAAGATATTACAACAGCAGGTCTTGCCAAGATGAATCTTGTACTACATAATGTAGCAACGGCAGAAATAAAAAGCGGCAATACATTTTCAGAACCCAAATATAAAAAACACGATGATGAAACGGCACTACGTCAGTTTGACTTTGCCGTAGTTAATCCGCCTTTTTCCGATAAAAACTGGACTCACGGTTTACAGGATTTTGGACGTTTTGACGGATATGAAGAAAGACCTCCTGAAAAAAACGGTGATTTTGCATGGCTTCTTCACGTTATAAAATCACTTAAGAGAAATGGAAAAGCCGCTGTTATCCTTCCTCATGGAGTATTATTTCGAGGAAATGCCGAAGCCTCAATACGGAAAGCCCTTATAAAAAAAGGTTTTATAAAAGGTATCATAGGACTTCCTCCAAACCTGTTTTATGGAACCGGAATACCGGCTTGCATAATTGTTATTGATAAAGAAAATGCAGAAAAGCGAAAGGGAATTTTTATCATTGATGCAAGTAAGGATTTTATAAAAGACAATGATAAAAACCGTTTACGAGAACGGGATATATATAAAATTACTAAAGTATTTAATAATAAAAAAGAATTGCCTTATTACTCGCGTTTTGTTTTCATCGATGAAATTGAACAAAATGATTATAATCTTAATATACCGAGATATATTCAAAACGGAACATCCGAAGAGGTACAAAACATTGAAGCTCATCTAAGAGGCGGAATTCCTTCAGAAGATATTGAAAATTTATCTGCATATTGGGACACATTTCCTAAATTAAAGAGCTCTCTTTTTAAACCGTTGCGACATGATTTTTGCTCACTTGCAGCAGAAAAAGACAGCCTCTATGGAGTAATTGAAGACGATAAAGATTTTTCAAACTATGCGGATATTATTGAAACCGCGTTTGAAAAATGGAAGCGGAAGGCAAAAAAACATCTGACTAGTATAACCAATGATACAAAACCTAAAGAGCTTATCCGCTTGCTTGCAGAGTTACTGATTAAAGAATATGAATCCGTTCATCTTATTGATAAATATGATGTTTATGAAGTATTGCTTTCGTATTGGAACAACACAATGAGCGATGATGTCTATCTTATTATGCAAGACGGTTATTCTGTAATACGGGAGATAGATATTTTTACAAAAGCAAGTACAAACAAGAACAATGGAAAAGAAAAAACAATTGAAACCGGTTGGGACGGTAAGGTCATTTCTAAAGAACTTGTAATAGAGATGTTTTTTCTTAAAGAAAAAACGGAAATAGATAAGATAGAAAAAGTTATTGATACCGTTCAGGATGAGTTAAATGAAATACTTGAGAATATAGATGAAGATTCGGTTATCAATGAATGTTTGACCGATAAAAAAAACTTAGATAAAACACTTTTAAATTTAAAGATATCTGAAATACGATCTTTTATCATTAATGATGAAATAAAAGCCTTAGTTGAACTTCAAAATTCGGAAAAACCTAAAAAAAAGGAAGTGCTTGCATATATAACTAAAAATCCTTTATGTAAAAATGCTGTAACCGATAAAGGAACTATTACGACTGCAAGTATCAATAACCGTATTGAAGAAATAAGGGATGCTTTATCTGTTCCTGAAGAACATGCTGAGGACTATGCTTTATTGTGCAAAGCGCAAAACAAGTCCGAATTGATAGAAGAAAATACAAAATTGCTAAAAGCACTCCGTACAGCCTTAGATGAAAGGGTTCGTAAGCATTACGCCAACCTGTCTGATGAAGAATGTATCAAACTATTGCTTGATTTAAAATGGTTCCGCTCAATTTCAAACGGAATCTACGAACTGTATGAGGCTGTAAATCATCATCTGTCCGAACGGATTGGCGAACTTGCCGAACGCTATGACCAAACTCTTCCCGAACTTGAAAAAGAAACAGCATTACTTGAAAACAAGGTAAAATCACATTTACAAAAGATGGGGTTTGTATGGTAG
- the murD gene encoding UDP-N-acetylmuramoyl-L-alanine--D-glutamate ligase, with product MQISLENIKNKKVTVMGLGLNGGGLATAQFFARYGAEVTVTDLKTSEELRPSIEKLSSFKNIRFVLGEHRIEDFREADLVIKNPGVKLEGNVFLEAAKQIESDVSVFLSLSKAPILAVTGSKGKSSTVSALYYGLKKLGYNAFLGGNITVSPLSFFEETSCDTPVVLELSSWQLADLKNKKLLKPKIAIITPIMPDHLNWYGTMEKYVADKKIIYENMDEADYLICNFDDGWGKIFAEETRANVFWYSEKKPAKKYRGVFFNKNQEGLCNLSDGERLLLSKDAKVPGLKLKQNVLNAGLALLLYQKIHKPENLKDNNIKEQSEFIRKFMDEYSGIEHRLEFFYEKNGIKFYNDTAATIPEASAAALEAFDKPPVLICGGTNKNLNFIPLAEKANLAKSLYLLAGTGTDLLIPLLKEKSIEYNGPFDSLDSLLLLLKENAEKGDVVILSPGAASFGMFKNEFDRGNKFKEKVKEIFC from the coding sequence ATGCAAATAAGCTTAGAAAATATAAAGAATAAAAAAGTAACCGTTATGGGACTTGGTCTAAATGGGGGAGGGCTTGCGACTGCTCAATTTTTTGCCAGATATGGAGCCGAGGTTACGGTAACCGATTTAAAAACTTCGGAAGAGCTAAGGCCGTCAATCGAAAAACTTTCTTCCTTTAAGAATATTCGATTTGTATTGGGTGAACATAGAATAGAGGATTTTAGGGAAGCCGATCTTGTCATCAAAAATCCCGGAGTAAAACTTGAAGGAAATGTTTTTTTAGAAGCCGCAAAGCAAATAGAGTCCGACGTTTCGGTTTTTCTTTCTCTTTCAAAAGCGCCGATTTTGGCGGTAACGGGAAGCAAGGGAAAATCCTCTACGGTAAGTGCTCTTTATTACGGACTTAAAAAGTTAGGATACAATGCTTTTTTGGGCGGGAATATTACGGTCAGCCCTTTAAGTTTTTTTGAAGAAACCTCTTGCGATACGCCTGTGGTTCTGGAGCTTTCCAGTTGGCAGCTTGCCGATTTAAAAAATAAAAAACTGCTTAAGCCTAAGATTGCGATTATTACGCCCATAATGCCCGACCACTTAAACTGGTACGGCACAATGGAAAAATATGTTGCCGATAAAAAAATAATCTATGAAAATATGGATGAAGCGGATTATCTAATCTGTAATTTTGATGACGGCTGGGGGAAAATTTTTGCAGAAGAAACAAGGGCAAATGTTTTTTGGTACAGTGAAAAAAAGCCGGCTAAAAAATATCGAGGTGTTTTTTTTAATAAGAACCAAGAAGGCCTTTGCAATTTAAGTGATGGAGAAAGGCTTTTACTTTCAAAGGATGCAAAAGTTCCCGGGCTTAAACTTAAACAAAATGTCTTGAACGCAGGTCTTGCTCTTCTGCTTTATCAAAAAATTCATAAGCCTGAAAATTTAAAAGACAATAACATCAAAGAGCAATCCGAATTTATCCGTAAATTTATGGACGAGTATTCGGGGATTGAACATCGATTGGAATTCTTTTATGAAAAAAACGGAATAAAATTTTATAATGATACGGCCGCTACAATTCCCGAAGCATCTGCTGCTGCCTTAGAAGCCTTTGATAAGCCGCCCGTCTTAATTTGCGGCGGAACAAATAAAAACTTAAATTTTATTCCGCTTGCCGAAAAAGCAAATCTTGCCAAAAGCCTATATCTTCTTGCAGGAACGGGAACAGACCTTTTAATTCCTCTTCTTAAAGAAAAGTCTATTGAATATAATGGCCCCTTTGACAGTTTGGATTCTCTTTTGCTTTTGTTAAAAGAAAATGCAGAAAAAGGAGATGTCGTAATTCTATCACCGGGTGCAGCCTCCTTCGGCATGTTTAAAAACGAATTCGACCGCGGAAATAAATTTAAAGAAAAGGTAAAAGAAATATTTTGCTGA